One segment of Primulina tabacum isolate GXHZ01 chromosome 14, ASM2559414v2, whole genome shotgun sequence DNA contains the following:
- the LOC142524618 gene encoding putative mediator of RNA polymerase II transcription subunit 26c isoform X2, giving the protein MDFDEFRSLVVDSELDVWTWIDMAISLASADHEKELKNRRDGIIQKLYAPVFSKCQNCENHFFRGPKCNGTEPVSHETQEMSSEKMASKNEVQEEEEENGIELREILEIKNLLDSSTQSEGSLVGLLQRLVVMNITFKALKETDIGRQVTRLRKHSSDEVRRLVKILVRKWRDTVDEWVRLSVTEEEITPFNDDNKSPPHQAQVLKNNIQNAQNGSVSYCSTPTYKEKVKDYQIESDNLYTSSAKRLHGNHQETQTDYEVR; this is encoded by the exons ATGGATTTTGATGAGTTTCGTTCTTTGGTAGTGGATTCAGAGTTGGATGTTTGGACTTGGATTGATATGGCAATCTCTTTAGCATCTGCTGATCATGAAAAGGAGTTGAAGAATCGAAGAGACGGAATCATTCAGAAACTTTATGCACCAGTATTTTCCAAGTGCCAGAATTGTGAGAATCACTTTTTCAGAGGGCCAAAGTGCAATGGTACAGAACCTGTAAgccatgaaactcaagaaatgAGCTCAGAAAAAATGGCGTCAAAGAATGAAGTGCAAGAAGAGGAGGAAGAGAATGGTATCGAACTGAGAGAGATTCTTGAAATCAAGAATCTCTTAGATTCTTCCACCCAG TCCGAGGGGAGTTTGGTTGGCCTGCTTCAGAGGCTAGTGGTAATGAATATCACATTCAAAGCACTTAAg GAAACTGACATTGGAAGACAAGTCACTCGACTGAGAAAACATTCATCAGATGAAGTTCGTAGGTTGGTGAAAATCCTCGTCAG GAAATGGAGGGACACTGTTGATGAATGGGTGAGATTAAGTGTAACAGAGGAAGAAATCACTCCATTCAACG ATGATAACAAGTCACCACCCCATCAAGCTCAAGTACTCAAGAACAACATTCAGAATGCACAAAATGGTTCAGTTTCTTATTGTTCGACTCCAACTTATAAG GAAAAAGTGAAAGATTACCAAATTGAATCAGATAACTTGTACACGTCATCTGCAAAGCGCCTTCATGGAAATCATCAAGAAACTCAAACTG ATTATGAAGTGCGCTAG
- the LOC142525322 gene encoding uncharacterized protein LOC142525322 isoform X2, with product MLEAKRLKKAVVPESLFRHPSPAHLQSTRLTLSVNEDATSCWVYIAQGSRIYKLRISLEDSFVGRGKESLLIPEQTQVLDAAVVNRCPHRSEIQSIVCAETEDVGCSLMGSVDSYGHLIVSKIESGNTDVDVLTYSVSPLEIGVGEGSWSGLCFNPNQLSMTAVAVSLNKSIDVYDRDINLRTLRSLWYPSSLVFMNKFGEGTNSMLCVAEGSQISIWDLRTKENGGCVQRIVGSVGDMLYAVSTSSSGYIATGGADRTVTVYDPRRWSAVARWLNCSKYEITGLAFSSVDPGYIYVQGVDYEVFCGLWRESKKSFSFRGDSNWLGFGKCSNRDVLAGWCDSGSIFVADVS from the exons ATGTTGGAGGCTAAGAGGTTGAAGAAGGCAGTAGTCCCAGAATCTCTCTTCCGCCACCCTTCTCCGGCTCACCTCCAATCCACCCGCCTCACTCTCAGT GTCAACGAGGACGCGACTTCTTGCTGGGTTTACATTGCCCAAGGCTCACGAATATACAAACTCCGG ATTTCATTGGAGGATTCATTTGTGGGTCGAGGAAAGGAAAGCCTTTTAATCCCTGAACAAACTCAG GTTTTAGATGCAGCAGTTGTCAACCGCTGCCCTCACCGGTCTGAAATTCAAAGTATAGTGTGTGCAGAAACAGA AGATGTGGGTTGCTCATTGATGGGAAGTGTGGACTCCTATGGCCACCTTATTGTTTCTAAAATTGAATCTGGCAATACAG ATGTAGATGTACTTACATATTCGGTATCTCCTTTGGAAATTGGTGTCGGGGAAGGAAGCTGGTCTGGACTTTGCTTTAATCCAAATCAATTGTCCATG ACAGCTGTAGCAGTCAGCTTAAATAAGAGCATTGATGTTTACGACCGAGATATTAATCTCCGCACTTTACGTTC ATTATGGTATCCATCTTCGCTCGTTTTCATGAACAAATTTGGCGAGGGTACAAATTCTATGCTCTGCGTCGCAGAAGGTTCCCAG ATTAGTATATGGGACTTGCGAACAAAAGAGAATGGGGGCTGTGTGCAGAGAATAGTGGGATCCGTTGGGGATATGTTATATGCAGTCAGTACATCTTCATCTGGTTATATTGCTACTGGTGGAGCGGATCGTACTGTGACTGTCTATGATCCTCGCAG ATGGTCAGCTGTGGCCAGGTGGCTGAACTGCTCGAAATATGAG ATTACCGGACTTGCTTTTTCATCAGTTGATCCTGGTTATATATACGTGCAAGGAGTTGATTATGAG GTGTTCTGTGGACTATGGAGAGAAAGCAAGAAATCATTTTCGTTCAGGGGAGATTCTAACTGGCTTGGATTCGGCAAG TGTTCCAATAGGGATGTCTTAGCAGGATGGTGCGACTCGGGTAGCATATTTGTTGCTGATGTCTCCTAG
- the LOC142525540 gene encoding 17.6 kDa class I heat shock protein 3-like encodes MELELGIKLARVADEFTSEFQISKDRAGPVFLSRETEAMFILTSHLHGYRRGNIKIDINEDGTFITASGERQVKETVIVGWKVHKKDTETKAFKKAFKIPANVNLDMIKAKYNDNESTLTISIPKKVKGIQGISVEEVKEVVELAREGSGNLQIWDEKVAKNETSDQENNEIAKSGEQEDSGDNEETQEEMP; translated from the exons ATGGAGCTGGAATTAGGGATCAAACTTGCCAGAGTTGCTGATGAATTCACCTCCGAATTTCAAATCTCTAAAGACCGCGCCGGTCCTGTGTTCTTGTCCCGAGAAACAGAAGCCATGTTCATACTCACTTCACATCTCCACG GTTACAGGAGAGGGAACATAAAGATCGACATAAACGAGGACGGGACTTTCATCACAGCAAGCGGTGAAAGGCAGGTAAAAGAGACCGTGATTGTGGGGTGGAAAGTGCATAAGAAGGACACTGAGACAAAGGCATTCAAGAAAGCTTTCAAAATTCCTGCAAATGTGAATTTGGACATGATTAAAGCCAAATATAACGACAATGAATCAACTTTAACCATTTCCATTCCAAAGAAAGTGAAGGGAATTCAGGGGATATCTGTCGAGGAAGTTAAAGAAGTAGTTGAGCTGGCTAGAGAAGGATCTGGGAATTTGCAGATTTGGGATGAAAAGGTTGCGAAAAACGAGACATCAGACCAAGAAAACAATGAAATAGCAAAATCCGGGGAGCAAGAAGATAGTGGAGACAATGAAGAAACTCAAGAAGAGATGCCTTAA
- the LOC142525322 gene encoding uncharacterized protein LOC142525322 isoform X1: protein MLEAKRLKKAVVPESLFRHPSPAHLQSTRLTLSVNEDATSCWVYIAQGSRIYKLRVCTLMQSDISLEDSFVGRGKESLLIPEQTQVLDAAVVNRCPHRSEIQSIVCAETEDVGCSLMGSVDSYGHLIVSKIESGNTDVDVLTYSVSPLEIGVGEGSWSGLCFNPNQLSMTAVAVSLNKSIDVYDRDINLRTLRSLWYPSSLVFMNKFGEGTNSMLCVAEGSQISIWDLRTKENGGCVQRIVGSVGDMLYAVSTSSSGYIATGGADRTVTVYDPRRWSAVARWLNCSKYEITGLAFSSVDPGYIYVQGVDYEVFCGLWRESKKSFSFRGDSNWLGFGKCSNRDVLAGWCDSGSIFVADVS from the exons ATGTTGGAGGCTAAGAGGTTGAAGAAGGCAGTAGTCCCAGAATCTCTCTTCCGCCACCCTTCTCCGGCTCACCTCCAATCCACCCGCCTCACTCTCAGT GTCAACGAGGACGCGACTTCTTGCTGGGTTTACATTGCCCAAGGCTCACGAATATACAAACTCCGGGTATGCACCTTAATGCAATCGGAT ATTTCATTGGAGGATTCATTTGTGGGTCGAGGAAAGGAAAGCCTTTTAATCCCTGAACAAACTCAG GTTTTAGATGCAGCAGTTGTCAACCGCTGCCCTCACCGGTCTGAAATTCAAAGTATAGTGTGTGCAGAAACAGA AGATGTGGGTTGCTCATTGATGGGAAGTGTGGACTCCTATGGCCACCTTATTGTTTCTAAAATTGAATCTGGCAATACAG ATGTAGATGTACTTACATATTCGGTATCTCCTTTGGAAATTGGTGTCGGGGAAGGAAGCTGGTCTGGACTTTGCTTTAATCCAAATCAATTGTCCATG ACAGCTGTAGCAGTCAGCTTAAATAAGAGCATTGATGTTTACGACCGAGATATTAATCTCCGCACTTTACGTTC ATTATGGTATCCATCTTCGCTCGTTTTCATGAACAAATTTGGCGAGGGTACAAATTCTATGCTCTGCGTCGCAGAAGGTTCCCAG ATTAGTATATGGGACTTGCGAACAAAAGAGAATGGGGGCTGTGTGCAGAGAATAGTGGGATCCGTTGGGGATATGTTATATGCAGTCAGTACATCTTCATCTGGTTATATTGCTACTGGTGGAGCGGATCGTACTGTGACTGTCTATGATCCTCGCAG ATGGTCAGCTGTGGCCAGGTGGCTGAACTGCTCGAAATATGAG ATTACCGGACTTGCTTTTTCATCAGTTGATCCTGGTTATATATACGTGCAAGGAGTTGATTATGAG GTGTTCTGTGGACTATGGAGAGAAAGCAAGAAATCATTTTCGTTCAGGGGAGATTCTAACTGGCTTGGATTCGGCAAG TGTTCCAATAGGGATGTCTTAGCAGGATGGTGCGACTCGGGTAGCATATTTGTTGCTGATGTCTCCTAG
- the LOC142524415 gene encoding protein BYPASS1-LIKE-like, translating into MPATEFQKSSSSLSSPFGISILSRRRDQVHSMESPHEGTAQEMELVAFQRQVAERFQDLAAADSDELLSIPWIRKLLDAFLCCQEEFRVIVFNNKACLNKPPMDKYISEFFERSVKALDVCNAIRDGIEQIKQWKKQLEIVLCALGNQRSIGEGQFRRAKRALIDLVIGMLDEKESNTGIAHRNRSFGRNNVQRERSSVHFRSLSWGVSRSWSAARQLQSISSNLVAPRANEIASNGLNVAVFTMNYVLLFVMWALVAAIPCQDRGLQTHFVVPKQLLWAAPIISLRDRILEDSKKRDRRNACGLMKEIHDIEICTRHMNELTDSIQFPLNEEKEGEVKQRVQELGLVYEAVKDGLDPLERQVREVFHRIVRSRTQGLESICLANTPT; encoded by the coding sequence ATGCCGGCGACAGAGTTTCAAAAGTCGTCCTCGTCGTTATCTTCACCGTTTGGAATTTCCATTTTAAGCAGACGCCGTGATCAGGTCCATTCCATGGAGTCTCCACACGAAGGCACTGCTCAAGAAATGGAATTAGTAGCCTTTCAGAGGCAAGTAGCTGAAAGATTCCAAGATTTGGCGGCGGCAGATTCCGATGAGCTGCTCTCAATACCATGGATTCGGAAACTTTTGGACGCATTCCTTTGCTGTCAGGAGGAATTCAGAGTGATCGTCTTCAACAACAAGGCCTGTTTGAATAAACCTCCAATGGACAAATACATTTCAGAGTTCTTTGAGAGGAGCGTAAAGGCTTTGGATGTTTGTAATGCTATCCGTGATGGGATTGAGCAGATCAAGCAGTGGAAGAAACAGCTGGAGATTGTTTTGTGTGCGCTGGGTAACCAAAGGAGCATTGGTGAAGGTCAGTTTCGCCGTGCGAAGAGGGCACTAATTGATTTGGTCATTGGAATGCTTGATGAAAAAGAATCAAACACGGGTATCGCACATAGAAACAGATCTTTTGGTCGCAATAATGTACAGAGGGAGAGGTCTTCTGTTCATTTCAGGTCACTCTCGTGGGGCGTTTCAAGGTCTTGGTCTGCTGCTAGGCAGCTCCAATCAATTAGCAGCAATTTGGTGGCTCCACGAGCGAATGAGATTGCATCCAATGGACTAAATGTGGCTGTTTTCACTATGAACTATGTGCTTCTATTTGTGATGTGGGCGCTAGTGGCGGCAATCCCCTGTCAGGACCGTGGCCTTCAAACACATTTTGTTGTGCCAAAGCAGTTACTTTGGGCTGCTCCAATAATTTCCCTCCGTGATAGAATCTTGGAGGATTCGAAGAAACGGGACAGAAGAAATGCTTGTGGGTTGATGAAGGAGATTCATGATATTGAGATATGCACTCGGCACATGAATGAATTGACTGATTCGATCCAGTTCCCATTGAATGAGGAAAAGGAAGGAGAAGTGAAGCAAAGGGTTCAAGAATTAGGATTAGTTTATGAAGCTGTTAAGGATGGACTGGATCCGTTGGAACGCCAAGTTAGAGAAGTGTTCCATAGGATCGTGCGAAGCCGGACCCAGGGCCTTGAGTCAATATGCCTAGCAAATACTCCTACTTGA
- the LOC142524618 gene encoding putative mediator of RNA polymerase II transcription subunit 26c isoform X1, with protein MDFDEFRSLVVDSELDVWTWIDMAISLASADHEKELKNRRDGIIQKLYAPVFSKCQNCENHFFRGPKCNGTEPVSHETQEMSSEKMASKNEVQEEEEENGIELREILEIKNLLDSSTQSEGSLVGLLQRLVVMNITFKALKETDIGRQVTRLRKHSSDEVRRLVKILVRKWRDTVDEWVRLSVTEEEITPFNDDNKSPPHQAQVLKNNIQNAQNGSVSYCSTPTYKEKVKDYQIESDNLYTSSAKRLHGNHQETQTARRQRTEQTMKFDSMPKSKKVAITNNGRTSTLPVKFC; from the exons ATGGATTTTGATGAGTTTCGTTCTTTGGTAGTGGATTCAGAGTTGGATGTTTGGACTTGGATTGATATGGCAATCTCTTTAGCATCTGCTGATCATGAAAAGGAGTTGAAGAATCGAAGAGACGGAATCATTCAGAAACTTTATGCACCAGTATTTTCCAAGTGCCAGAATTGTGAGAATCACTTTTTCAGAGGGCCAAAGTGCAATGGTACAGAACCTGTAAgccatgaaactcaagaaatgAGCTCAGAAAAAATGGCGTCAAAGAATGAAGTGCAAGAAGAGGAGGAAGAGAATGGTATCGAACTGAGAGAGATTCTTGAAATCAAGAATCTCTTAGATTCTTCCACCCAG TCCGAGGGGAGTTTGGTTGGCCTGCTTCAGAGGCTAGTGGTAATGAATATCACATTCAAAGCACTTAAg GAAACTGACATTGGAAGACAAGTCACTCGACTGAGAAAACATTCATCAGATGAAGTTCGTAGGTTGGTGAAAATCCTCGTCAG GAAATGGAGGGACACTGTTGATGAATGGGTGAGATTAAGTGTAACAGAGGAAGAAATCACTCCATTCAACG ATGATAACAAGTCACCACCCCATCAAGCTCAAGTACTCAAGAACAACATTCAGAATGCACAAAATGGTTCAGTTTCTTATTGTTCGACTCCAACTTATAAG GAAAAAGTGAAAGATTACCAAATTGAATCAGATAACTTGTACACGTCATCTGCAAAGCGCCTTCATGGAAATCATCAAGAAACTCAAACTG CCAGAAGACAAAGAACAGAGCAAACAATGAAGTTTGACAGCATGCCAAAATCCAAGAAAGTCGCTATTACCAACAACGGAAGAACCAGCACTCTACCAGTAAAATTCTGCTGA